One Algibacter sp. L3A6 genomic region harbors:
- a CDS encoding CatA-like O-acetyltransferase: MKVIDINTWNRKQHFEHFSGLADPSFAVTIPFNVTKAYQVSKETKTSFFTRYLHDCMRAINAIENFKYRIENGQVVAYDVIHTSPTILRDDNTFGFSFVTYNENLETFSKNLDAEKNRIKSTTELFPLVNGQDCIHCSALPWVNFIAHKEPNSGLVDSVPKLSFGKATLINDELIMNVSIHVNHALVDGYHVGLFSKKFQQFLNQ, from the coding sequence TTGAAAGTAATCGATATTAATACTTGGAATAGAAAACAGCATTTCGAACATTTTTCGGGCTTAGCCGATCCTTCTTTCGCTGTAACTATACCATTCAATGTCACCAAGGCATATCAAGTTTCTAAGGAAACAAAAACAAGCTTTTTTACTCGGTATTTGCACGATTGTATGCGTGCCATTAACGCGATAGAAAACTTTAAATATAGAATTGAAAACGGGCAGGTAGTTGCTTATGATGTGATACACACATCCCCAACTATTTTAAGAGATGATAATACCTTTGGTTTTTCATTTGTGACTTATAATGAGAATTTAGAAACATTTTCTAAAAACTTAGACGCTGAGAAAAACCGTATTAAAAGTACAACAGAATTGTTTCCCCTAGTTAATGGCCAAGATTGTATTCATTGTTCCGCATTACCTTGGGTCAATTTTATAGCACATAAAGAACCTAATTCTGGGCTTGTAGATAGTGTTCCAAAATTATCTTTTGGGAAAGCGACCCTTATAAATGATGAATTAATTATGAATGTGTCCATACATGTAAACCACGCCTTAGTGGATGGATACCATGTGGGACTTTTTTCTAAGAAATTTCAGCAGTTTTTAAACCAGTAA
- a CDS encoding HAD family hydrolase, giving the protein MEINYDNIKVIGFDADDTLWVNETYFREAEDEIGRLLSKYETPNKIDQELFKKEISNLPLYGYGIKAFTLSMVEVALELSNYTVSNKTIEAILNIGKNMLNKPVELLEGVEEVLENLSKKYRLILATKGDLLDQERKLEKSGLTHYFHHIEVLSDKQEDNYSQMLNRLDVKPSEFLMIGNSLKSDVLPLVNLKAQAIHVPFHTTWAHEQVTEKETNGKAYRTINTLTELLKLIN; this is encoded by the coding sequence ATGGAAATAAATTACGATAACATTAAAGTAATTGGTTTTGATGCCGATGATACACTTTGGGTAAACGAAACTTATTTTCGAGAAGCCGAAGATGAAATTGGTAGGTTGTTATCAAAATATGAAACACCTAATAAAATTGATCAAGAACTTTTCAAAAAAGAAATAAGCAATTTACCTTTATATGGTTACGGTATAAAAGCGTTTACCTTATCGATGGTAGAAGTAGCGTTGGAACTATCGAACTATACCGTTTCTAATAAAACCATAGAAGCTATTTTAAACATCGGAAAAAATATGCTTAATAAGCCTGTGGAACTTTTAGAGGGCGTAGAAGAAGTTTTAGAAAATTTATCAAAAAAATATAGACTTATTCTAGCAACTAAAGGCGATTTATTGGATCAGGAACGTAAATTAGAGAAATCGGGTTTAACCCATTATTTTCACCATATTGAAGTTTTAAGTGATAAGCAAGAAGATAATTATTCTCAAATGCTAAACCGTTTAGATGTGAAGCCTTCGGAATTTTTAATGATAGGAAATTCATTAAAATCAGATGTTTTACCCTTAGTGAATTTAAAAGCCCAGGCTATACACGTCCCTTTTCATACCACTTGGGCACACGAGCAAGTTACCGAAAAGGAAACCAACGGTAAGGCTTACAGAACTATAAATACATTAACCGAACTTTTAAAACTTATTAATTAA
- the kdsB gene encoding 3-deoxy-manno-octulosonate cytidylyltransferase: MKIISMIPARYSASRFPAKLMQDLGGKTVILRTYEATVATKLFDDVIVVTDSDIIYNEIVNHGGKAIMSKKEHDCGSDRIAEAVELLDVDIVINVQGDEPFTDKESLTKLIEVFKQDPNKEVDLASLMVHITDEEEIKNPNTVKVIVDQSNFALYFSRSPIPYPRDKGVGVRYFKHKGVYAFRKQAIIDFYKLPMLSLEASEKIECIRYLEYGKRIKMVETDVQGVEIDTPEDLERAKKLWK; this comes from the coding sequence ATGAAAATAATATCAATGATTCCTGCACGGTACAGTGCATCACGTTTCCCGGCAAAACTTATGCAAGACCTAGGAGGGAAAACTGTTATTCTTAGAACTTACGAGGCTACGGTTGCTACCAAACTTTTTGATGATGTTATTGTGGTTACAGATAGCGATATTATTTATAATGAAATTGTAAACCACGGCGGAAAAGCCATTATGAGCAAAAAGGAGCACGATTGTGGCAGCGATAGAATTGCTGAAGCAGTAGAGCTTTTAGATGTAGATATTGTTATTAATGTGCAAGGCGATGAGCCTTTTACTGATAAAGAATCGTTAACTAAACTTATTGAGGTATTTAAACAAGACCCTAATAAAGAAGTTGATTTGGCATCATTAATGGTACATATTACTGACGAAGAAGAAATTAAAAACCCGAATACGGTAAAAGTAATTGTCGATCAGTCCAATTTTGCACTTTATTTTTCAAGAAGCCCAATTCCTTATCCTCGTGATAAAGGTGTAGGTGTTCGATATTTTAAACATAAAGGTGTTTATGCATTTAGAAAGCAGGCTATTATAGATTTCTATAAGTTGCCAATGCTATCGTTAGAAGCTTCGGAAAAAATAGAATGTATTCGTTATTTAGAATACGGTAAACGTATTAAAATGGTAGAAACTGATGTACAAGGTGTAGAAATAGATACACCTGAAGATTTAGAGCGCGCAAAGAAATTATGGAAATAA
- a CDS encoding DUF4126 domain-containing protein, with the protein MTVETIISIFLGIGLSASVGFRVFMPLFALSLAAYFDVWELNESWQWIGSTAAIITLGVATLVEICAYFIPYVDNLLDTVAVPLAALAGTAVMLSTVADLSPVVTWALAIIAGGGTAAAVAGTSSTTRLASTATTGGLANPIVATLETGTSVVMSVVSIFMPILAIVLVLLILFIIFKVYKKFKPSNP; encoded by the coding sequence ATGACAGTAGAAACAATAATAAGTATTTTTTTAGGTATCGGACTTTCCGCATCAGTGGGTTTTCGAGTTTTTATGCCCTTATTCGCATTAAGTTTAGCGGCTTATTTTGATGTTTGGGAGCTTAACGAATCTTGGCAATGGATTGGGAGTACCGCTGCTATAATTACACTTGGCGTAGCTACATTGGTAGAGATTTGCGCATATTTCATTCCATATGTCGATAACTTATTAGATACCGTTGCAGTACCATTAGCCGCCTTGGCTGGTACAGCAGTTATGTTGTCTACTGTTGCCGATTTAAGTCCAGTAGTAACTTGGGCACTAGCTATTATTGCTGGTGGAGGTACAGCTGCTGCAGTAGCAGGAACTTCGAGTACCACGCGTTTAGCTTCAACAGCAACAACAGGTGGTTTAGCCAACCCTATTGTAGCCACTTTAGAAACAGGAACATCTGTGGTAATGTCGGTTGTGTCTATATTTATGCCAATTCTTGCTATTGTTTTAGTTCTTCTTATATTATTTATAATTTTTAAGGTTTATAAGAAGTTTAAGCCCAGTAATCCTTAA
- a CDS encoding ATP-dependent RecD-like DNA helicase, producing MTASEFYSLIKQQFPFNPTIKQNIVLQQLSEFIFKSDKNALYLLKGYAGTGKTTIVGAIVNNLWKAKKSAVLMAPTGRAAKVIANYSGKEAFTIHKKIYFPKKDAGGGVKFVLQPNKHKNTIFIVDEASMIPDTPSESKLMENGSLLDDLMQYVYAGHNCKLLLIGDTAQLPPVKLDISPALDENTLALNYNKEVTRMELDEVVRQGQDSGILVNATILRDVLAREMYDYFKFDLNGFKDIVRLVDGYEIMDAINDAYSELGNEETAIIVRSNKRANMYNQQIRSRILFNENELSAGDYLMVVKNNYFWLKPTTEAGFIANGDIIEVLEIFSIQELYGFRFAEVKVRMVDYPKMQPFETVLLLDTIEAETPSLPYDESNRLYQEVMKDFENETSKYKKFLKVKSNKHFNALQVKFSYAITCHKSQGGQWNTVFVEQPYLPNGIDKDYLRWLYTAATRAKEKLYLIGFKDEFFEEDPLSE from the coding sequence ATGACAGCATCCGAATTCTATTCCCTTATAAAACAGCAGTTTCCGTTTAATCCAACAATTAAACAAAATATTGTACTTCAGCAATTATCAGAGTTTATCTTTAAAAGCGATAAAAACGCCTTGTATTTGCTTAAAGGCTACGCAGGTACTGGGAAAACAACGATTGTAGGGGCTATTGTAAACAATTTATGGAAGGCAAAAAAGAGTGCCGTTTTAATGGCGCCAACCGGCCGAGCAGCCAAAGTAATCGCTAATTATTCTGGAAAAGAGGCATTCACTATTCATAAAAAAATATATTTCCCAAAAAAAGATGCTGGTGGTGGTGTAAAGTTTGTTCTACAACCGAATAAGCATAAAAACACCATTTTTATTGTAGATGAAGCGTCGATGATTCCGGATACGCCAAGCGAATCTAAATTAATGGAAAATGGATCGCTTTTAGACGATTTAATGCAATACGTTTATGCTGGTCATAATTGTAAGTTATTATTAATTGGTGATACCGCGCAGTTGCCTCCGGTAAAATTGGATATTAGTCCGGCTCTAGACGAAAACACCTTAGCTTTAAATTACAACAAAGAGGTGACTAGAATGGAATTGGACGAAGTGGTTAGGCAAGGTCAGGATTCTGGTATACTAGTTAATGCAACTATACTTAGAGATGTGTTGGCAAGAGAGATGTATGATTATTTTAAGTTTGATTTAAACGGCTTTAAAGATATTGTTAGGCTAGTTGATGGTTACGAAATTATGGACGCTATAAACGACGCTTATAGTGAATTAGGAAACGAAGAAACGGCGATAATTGTGCGGAGTAATAAACGTGCTAATATGTATAATCAACAAATTAGAAGTCGTATTTTATTTAATGAAAACGAATTATCTGCTGGTGATTATTTGATGGTAGTTAAAAATAATTATTTTTGGTTAAAGCCCACTACAGAAGCAGGTTTTATAGCCAATGGAGATATTATTGAAGTATTAGAAATTTTTAGTATTCAGGAATTGTATGGTTTTCGCTTCGCGGAAGTTAAAGTGCGTATGGTAGATTATCCTAAAATGCAACCTTTTGAAACGGTGTTGCTTCTAGATACTATTGAGGCTGAAACGCCTTCGTTACCTTACGATGAGTCTAACCGATTGTACCAAGAAGTGATGAAAGATTTTGAAAATGAAACTTCTAAATATAAAAAATTTCTAAAGGTAAAAAGCAACAAACATTTTAATGCCTTACAGGTAAAGTTCTCTTATGCTATAACTTGCCATAAATCTCAGGGTGGACAATGGAATACCGTTTTTGTGGAGCAGCCTTATTTACCAAACGGGATAGATAAAGATTATTTACGCTGGCTTTATACCGCCGCCACGCGTGCTAAAGAAAAATTATATCTTATTGGTTTTAAAGATGAGTTTTTTGAGGAAGACCCGCTTTCCGAGTAG
- a CDS encoding DUF3822 family protein: MAITNNNTAIISKLTNIELSIQISLSGLSFCTLDRSTNTITDLKVISFKKKLNPLELLDKLKETFNTEPALQNNFNTVNVIHENNLSSLVPKSIFNEASISDYLKFSTKILKSDFITYDAIELNESVNVYVPYVNINNFIYEKFGTFTFNHFSTILIEQILHIEKDATIQKMYVNINADHFEIIIVNQTKLIFYNTFEYKTKQDFIYYLMFTIEQLNLNPEIINLIFIGNIDLKHELFTIVYKYIRFVYLGNREDNFKYKINAHPNSYHSNFTLIKSFECA, from the coding sequence ATGGCGATAACGAATAATAATACAGCTATTATTAGCAAATTAACAAATATAGAACTGTCCATTCAAATAAGCTTGAGTGGACTTTCTTTTTGTACCTTAGATAGAAGTACAAATACCATTACAGATTTAAAAGTTATCTCATTTAAAAAGAAATTAAACCCGCTTGAGCTTCTCGATAAGCTAAAGGAAACCTTTAATACAGAACCGGCCTTACAAAACAACTTTAACACCGTTAATGTTATTCATGAAAACAACCTTTCAAGTCTAGTTCCTAAGTCTATTTTTAACGAAGCGAGTATTTCAGATTATTTAAAATTCAGTACCAAAATTTTAAAATCCGATTTTATAACCTATGATGCTATTGAATTAAATGAAAGTGTTAATGTGTATGTCCCCTACGTTAATATTAATAATTTTATATACGAAAAATTTGGAACATTTACCTTCAATCACTTTTCTACTATATTGATTGAACAGATTCTGCACATTGAAAAAGATGCCACGATTCAAAAAATGTATGTAAACATTAATGCAGATCATTTTGAAATAATTATTGTAAATCAAACCAAATTAATTTTCTATAATACTTTTGAATACAAAACAAAACAAGATTTTATTTACTACCTAATGTTTACTATAGAACAATTAAATTTGAACCCAGAAATTATAAATTTAATTTTTATAGGCAATATAGACCTCAAACACGAATTATTTACTATTGTTTATAAATACATTAGGTTTGTTTATTTAGGAAACAGAGAAGATAATTTTAAATATAAAATTAACGCACACCCCAATAGTTATCATAGTAATTTCACTTTAATAAAAAGCTTCGAATGCGCATAA
- the rsmD gene encoding 16S rRNA (guanine(966)-N(2))-methyltransferase RsmD, which yields MRIISGLYKSRKILAPKNLPVRPTTDMAKESLFNILNNTFYFDDVSVLDLFAGTGNISYEFASRGTEQITCVDQDFGCIKFINKTAEQFDMPINTIKSDVFKFLEKSTLQSNIIFADPPYNFDEDKFGKIPELVFKNNMLLPEGVLIVEHSKHTDLSKLSNYSHSKSYGGNMFSFFENA from the coding sequence ATGCGCATAATATCAGGATTATATAAAAGTAGAAAAATACTAGCACCTAAAAACCTACCTGTTCGCCCAACAACAGATATGGCTAAGGAATCGCTATTCAATATTTTGAACAACACCTTTTATTTTGACGATGTTTCTGTACTAGATTTATTCGCAGGCACCGGAAATATAAGCTACGAATTTGCTTCACGAGGTACCGAACAAATTACTTGTGTAGATCAAGATTTTGGATGTATTAAGTTTATAAACAAAACGGCGGAACAGTTCGATATGCCAATAAACACCATTAAAAGTGATGTCTTTAAGTTTTTAGAAAAATCGACCTTGCAAAGCAATATTATATTTGCCGACCCACCATACAATTTCGACGAAGATAAATTTGGAAAAATTCCCGAATTAGTATTTAAAAACAACATGTTATTGCCAGAAGGCGTGCTTATTGTAGAACACTCCAAACATACCGATTTATCTAAACTAAGCAACTATAGCCACTCTAAAAGTTATGGCGGTAATATGTTTAGCTTTTTCGAAAACGCATAA